From Methanobacterium formicicum, one genomic window encodes:
- a CDS encoding TIGR00304 family membrane protein, translated as MIKGQTIILIGIVAVVVGMLLIFIGSTFLSSGKTDSNDNSKVSTGGVILIGPIPIVFGNDKSMVSLALVGAIILMILAYILFYRGHL; from the coding sequence ATGATCAAAGGACAAACAATCATTTTAATAGGCATAGTAGCCGTAGTTGTGGGTATGCTTCTAATATTCATAGGCAGTACTTTCCTATCATCAGGAAAAACTGATAGCAACGATAATAGTAAGGTCAGCACGGGCGGGGTAATTTTAATAGGTCCCATACCAATTGTATTTGGTAATGATAAAAGTATGGTCTCCCTTGCCCTAGTGGGAGCGATAATCCTGATGATACTGGCCTACATCCTGTT
- a CDS encoding methyl-coenzyme M reductase family protein codes for MYRILHFSGGVHKFDLLAEHVDDVGGLLFQENHLHISRGNYFLSEEIQVILVVPPNEVSSVQGLAREIKGEIQEIEVKGPLKRNLHHLMDVHNVLCKNGGWMSLENILKSSESCQENMLESETDVVIFAELEELQKCIELMLSLELVEKRKIKGKKEYRSKI; via the coding sequence ATGTACAGAATATTACATTTTAGTGGTGGAGTGCACAAGTTCGATCTCCTAGCTGAGCACGTGGATGATGTGGGAGGATTGTTATTCCAGGAAAACCACCTTCATATCAGCCGGGGAAACTACTTTTTATCCGAAGAAATTCAGGTTATTTTAGTGGTTCCTCCCAATGAAGTATCCAGTGTACAGGGACTGGCCCGGGAGATAAAGGGAGAAATTCAGGAAATTGAAGTAAAAGGACCATTAAAAAGGAACCTTCACCACCTAATGGATGTTCACAATGTCCTTTGTAAGAATGGTGGATGGATGAGCCTGGAAAATATCTTAAAATCATCTGAATCCTGTCAGGAGAATATGCTTGAATCTGAAACAGATGTTGTTATTTTTGCTGAATTAGAAGAATTGCAAAAATGTATAGAATTGATGCTGTCCCTTGAACTTGTTGAAAAACGTAAAATAAAGGGAAAAAAGGAGTATCGCTCCAAAATATAG